One window of the Oncorhynchus mykiss isolate Arlee chromosome 5, USDA_OmykA_1.1, whole genome shotgun sequence genome contains the following:
- the glipr2 gene encoding uncharacterized protein glipr2 isoform X2: MTDCGFEREFVDAHNDYRRKHGAPPLALSRDLCNSAQKWADHLLSIKSLKHSSTNHGENLYYAYSSTPKKPVGKDAVDSWYSEIKDYHFNKPGFSSGTGHFTQVVWKDCSEVGVGLATDGQTIFVVGQYHPAGNMCNAGFFEKNVLPLGSSTSRAPKCFPTAGEGGGLSVPQSKIARSSSPAYKAPPQANGTDLGQFHRDFLRACNNQRMAHGAPALTLDPALSQGAQAWAETLLGERVLKNSSSPHGENIWAKTGSAGITATGQEVVDAWYKQEENYDFSKTGHQDKTGQFTQLVWRSSKEVGVGMANGGTGMLVVVAHFKPAGNISNPGYHAQNVMPKGSKVTDKPVEVVTSRMQALAVNSLSANELGQFGRALLKSLNQYRSQHGALPLVLSPALTREAQDWAAHLVSINTLMNSGKGHGENIFYCSGSSTATPTGSDVAESWYKEIEKYNFSSPGFQSGAGNFTQMVWKSSKQVGVGLATSGRGTFIAVAFYDPAGNITNPGYFHDNVKTKGSTL; the protein is encoded by the exons ATGACAG aCTGTGGTTTTGAGAGGGAGTTTGTGGATGCTCATAATGACTATCGCAGGAAGCATGGTGCCCCGCCCCTAGCTCTGAGCAGAGACCTGTGTAACTCCGCCCAGAAATGGGCAGACCATCTTCTGTCAATCAAAAGCCTGAAGCACAGCTCCACCAATCACGGAGAAAACCTTTACTATGCATACAGCTCAACCCCCAAAAAACCTGTTG GGAAGGATGCAGTGGACAGTTGGTACAGTGAAATCAAAGATTACCACTTCAATAAACCTGGCTTCAGCTCCGGTACAG GTCACTTCACCCAGGTGGTTTGGAAGGACTGCAGTGAGGTAGGTGTGGGCCTGGCCACAGATGGGCAAACAATCTTTGTAGTGGGCCAGTACCACCCAGCTGGCAACATGTGCAACGCGGGCTTCTTTGAGAAGAATGTCCTACCACTGGGTAGCTCCACCTCTAGAGCCCCCAAATGTTTCCCCACAG CCGGAGAAGGAGGGGGCCTGAGTGTACCCCAATCTAAAATTGCCAGATCCTCTTCACCTGCATATAAGGCCCCTCCTCAGGCGAACGGCACTG ACCTGGGCCAGTTCCACAGAGACTTCCTACGGGCATGTAACAACCAGCGGATGGCACACGGAGCCCCAGCCCTCACACTGGACCCAGCCCTGAGTCAGGGGGCGCAGGCATGGGCAGAAACTCTACTGGGAGAGCGGGTGCTGAAgaactcctcctccccccatgGTGAAAATATCTGGGCCAAGACGGGGTCAGCGGGCATCACTGCTACGG GTCAAGAGGTGGTGGACGCCTGGTACAAACAAGAGGAGAACTATGACTTCTCCAAAACAGGACATCAGGACAAAACAG GGCAGTTCACACAACTGGTGTGGCGTAGCTCCAAGGAGGTGGGCGTCGGCATGGCAAACGGTGGCACGGGGATGCTTGTCGTGGTGGCACACTTTAAACCGGCTGGCAACATCAGCAACCCCGGTTACCACGCTCAGAATGTGATGCCAAAAGGGTCGAAAGTTACCGATAAACCAGTGGAGGTCGTCACTTCGAGAATGCAGGCGTTGGCCGTGAACTCACTGTCAG CCAATGAGCTTGGCCAGTTCGGCCGGGCTCTTCTGAAGTCTCTCAACCAATACCGGAGCCAGCACGGGGCATTACCTCTGGTGCTAAGCCCTGCCCTCACTAGGGAGGCCCAGGATTGGGCGGCTCACCTGGTGAGCATCAACACACTGATGAATAGTGGCAAAGGCCACGGGGAGAACATATTCTACTGCTCTGGCTCCAGCACAGCGACCCCTACTG GATCAGATGTGGCCGAGTCTTGGTACAAGGAGATTGAGAAGTATAATTTCTCATCCCCTGGTTTTCAGAGTGGAGCAG GTAATTTCACTCAAATGGTCTGGAAGTCCTCAAAGCAAGTAGGCGTGGGTTTGGCGACCAGTGGGCGGGGCACGTTTATCGCCGTGGCGTTCTACGATCCAGCGGGCAACATCACCAACCCAGGCTATTTCCATGACAACGTGAAAACCAAAGGAAGCACACTTTAG
- the glipr2 gene encoding uncharacterized protein glipr2 isoform X1, producing the protein MALRFAVQRKNKTMTDCGFEREFVDAHNDYRRKHGAPPLALSRDLCNSAQKWADHLLSIKSLKHSSTNHGENLYYAYSSTPKKPVGKDAVDSWYSEIKDYHFNKPGFSSGTGHFTQVVWKDCSEVGVGLATDGQTIFVVGQYHPAGNMCNAGFFEKNVLPLGSSTSRAPKCFPTAGEGGGLSVPQSKIARSSSPAYKAPPQANGTDLGQFHRDFLRACNNQRMAHGAPALTLDPALSQGAQAWAETLLGERVLKNSSSPHGENIWAKTGSAGITATGQEVVDAWYKQEENYDFSKTGHQDKTGQFTQLVWRSSKEVGVGMANGGTGMLVVVAHFKPAGNISNPGYHAQNVMPKGSKVTDKPVEVVTSRMQALAVNSLSANELGQFGRALLKSLNQYRSQHGALPLVLSPALTREAQDWAAHLVSINTLMNSGKGHGENIFYCSGSSTATPTGSDVAESWYKEIEKYNFSSPGFQSGAGNFTQMVWKSSKQVGVGLATSGRGTFIAVAFYDPAGNITNPGYFHDNVKTKGSTL; encoded by the exons TTCAGCGGAAGAACAAAACAATGACAG aCTGTGGTTTTGAGAGGGAGTTTGTGGATGCTCATAATGACTATCGCAGGAAGCATGGTGCCCCGCCCCTAGCTCTGAGCAGAGACCTGTGTAACTCCGCCCAGAAATGGGCAGACCATCTTCTGTCAATCAAAAGCCTGAAGCACAGCTCCACCAATCACGGAGAAAACCTTTACTATGCATACAGCTCAACCCCCAAAAAACCTGTTG GGAAGGATGCAGTGGACAGTTGGTACAGTGAAATCAAAGATTACCACTTCAATAAACCTGGCTTCAGCTCCGGTACAG GTCACTTCACCCAGGTGGTTTGGAAGGACTGCAGTGAGGTAGGTGTGGGCCTGGCCACAGATGGGCAAACAATCTTTGTAGTGGGCCAGTACCACCCAGCTGGCAACATGTGCAACGCGGGCTTCTTTGAGAAGAATGTCCTACCACTGGGTAGCTCCACCTCTAGAGCCCCCAAATGTTTCCCCACAG CCGGAGAAGGAGGGGGCCTGAGTGTACCCCAATCTAAAATTGCCAGATCCTCTTCACCTGCATATAAGGCCCCTCCTCAGGCGAACGGCACTG ACCTGGGCCAGTTCCACAGAGACTTCCTACGGGCATGTAACAACCAGCGGATGGCACACGGAGCCCCAGCCCTCACACTGGACCCAGCCCTGAGTCAGGGGGCGCAGGCATGGGCAGAAACTCTACTGGGAGAGCGGGTGCTGAAgaactcctcctccccccatgGTGAAAATATCTGGGCCAAGACGGGGTCAGCGGGCATCACTGCTACGG GTCAAGAGGTGGTGGACGCCTGGTACAAACAAGAGGAGAACTATGACTTCTCCAAAACAGGACATCAGGACAAAACAG GGCAGTTCACACAACTGGTGTGGCGTAGCTCCAAGGAGGTGGGCGTCGGCATGGCAAACGGTGGCACGGGGATGCTTGTCGTGGTGGCACACTTTAAACCGGCTGGCAACATCAGCAACCCCGGTTACCACGCTCAGAATGTGATGCCAAAAGGGTCGAAAGTTACCGATAAACCAGTGGAGGTCGTCACTTCGAGAATGCAGGCGTTGGCCGTGAACTCACTGTCAG CCAATGAGCTTGGCCAGTTCGGCCGGGCTCTTCTGAAGTCTCTCAACCAATACCGGAGCCAGCACGGGGCATTACCTCTGGTGCTAAGCCCTGCCCTCACTAGGGAGGCCCAGGATTGGGCGGCTCACCTGGTGAGCATCAACACACTGATGAATAGTGGCAAAGGCCACGGGGAGAACATATTCTACTGCTCTGGCTCCAGCACAGCGACCCCTACTG GATCAGATGTGGCCGAGTCTTGGTACAAGGAGATTGAGAAGTATAATTTCTCATCCCCTGGTTTTCAGAGTGGAGCAG GTAATTTCACTCAAATGGTCTGGAAGTCCTCAAAGCAAGTAGGCGTGGGTTTGGCGACCAGTGGGCGGGGCACGTTTATCGCCGTGGCGTTCTACGATCCAGCGGGCAACATCACCAACCCAGGCTATTTCCATGACAACGTGAAAACCAAAGGAAGCACACTTTAG